In Prochlorococcus marinus CUG1415, the sequence TAATGGTTAGCGGTATTATTAATGAAAGACCCAAAGATTCAATAAATAAAAATTTAAGTACTGGAGAGTTAGAGCTTAAGGTTAAAGATTTGCAAATTCTCAACCAAATTAAAAAAAACTTACCTTTTCCAGTATCTATACATGATTATGAAAATACAAAAGAGGAACTCAGATTAAAGTATAGATATCTAGATTTAAGAAGGGGCAAATTACTAGAAAATTTAAAAACGAGGCATAAGATTATTAAAGTTGCTAGAGAATTTCTTGATAATTTTGGATTTACAGAAGTAGAGACTCCATTACTTACAAAATCAACTCCAGAAGGCGCGCGCGATTTCCTTGTTCCTGCCCGTCTTTCGAATGGAGAATTTTTTGCTCTACCTCAATCCCCACAACTATTTAAACAACTTTTAATGGTTGGAGGCTTGGACAAGTATTATCAGATAGCAAAATGTTTCCGTGATGAAGACTTAAGGGCTGATAGACAGCCAGAGTTTACTCAATTAGATATTGAGATGAGCTTTATTAGTGAAGAAGAAATAATTTCTTTTAATGAAAGTCTTATAAAAAAAATATGGAAAGAAGTGTTAAATATTAATTTTGATAATGCTTTTCCAAGAATGTCATGGCAAGCAGCAATGGATAATTACGGCACTGATAGACCAGATACTAGATATCAAATGTTATTAAAAGATTTAGGAGAAGTATTAGGTGATATTGGCTTTAATATTTTCACCAAGGCAATTAAGTCTGGAGGTTATATAAAATCCATAACAGTCAAAGGAGGTAATTCAAGTATTAGCAACGTAAGAATTAAACCAGGAGGTGATATCTTCCAAGTAGCTCAAGATGCAGGAGCTGGAGGTTTGGCTTTTATAAGGGTCAAAGGAGATGAGCTTGAAACTATTGGGGCAATTAAAAATAATTTAAGTGAAGAGCATATAGCTGATATTTTAAGAATCACAGAAGCACAAGATGGGGACTTAATCCTCTTGGGAGCTGGAGATAAACAAATTGTCAACCAGTCATTAGATAGATTGAGACAATACATAGCAAAAGACTTAAATCTAATAGATAAAAATAAATGGAATTTCTTATGGGTAACTGATTTCCCGATGTTTGAAAGAAATGAAGAGGAAAATAGATATGAAGCTTTACATCATCCTTTTTGTTCTCCAAAAAATATAAAATCTAAAGATTCTGAAGAAATTGAGAACTCTATAGCCAATGCTTATGACTTAGTTCTTAATGGATTGGAATTAGGAGGTGGCTCTTTACGTATTCATGAAGCGAACTTGCAACGAGAGGTTCTGAAAACGGTAGGACTTACTAATAAAGAGATTGATGAAAAATTTGGATTTTTAATAGAAGCCTTAGAAATGGGTGCTCCTCCTCATGGTGGAATAGCGTTTGGATTAGATCGTATTACCATGCTGATGATTGGTGCAGATTCAATCAGAGAAACCATTGCTTTTCCAAAAAATCAACAAGCAAAATGTCTTCTCACAAATGCACCTTCAAATGTCTCTGAATCACAATTAAAAGAATTAGATATTGAAATAACAATTGATGAATAAGAATATATATGGATGTTCTAAAAGTTTTTTGTTTAAATAAAATATAAGGAGGCTGTGCTTAATTAAAAATATTTAATGTCAAAATTTGTATTTGTCACTGGAGGAGTAGTTTCTAGCATTGGTAAAGGAATTGTAGCTGCAAGCTTAGGAAGATTATTAAAGTCTAGAGGATATAGTGTTTCAATATTAAAACTAGATCCATATCTTAATGTTGATCCAGGCACTATGAGCCCTTTCCAACATGGAGAAGTATTTGTAACCGAAGATGGGGCTGAAACCGATCTAGATTTAGGTCACTATGAAAGATTTACTGATACTGCAATGACTAGGTTAAATAGTGTGACTACGGGATCTATCTATCAAGCAGTTATAAATAAAGAAAGAAGAGGTAGTTATAACGGAGGAACTGTGCAAGTAATACCTCACATAACGGGAGAAATAAGAGAGAGAATTCATAGAGTAGCAGCCAACAGCAATGCAGATATTATTATTACTGAAATTGGTGGAACAGTTGGTGATATTGAATCTTTACCTTTTTTAGAGGCAATAAGAGAATTCAAAAATGATGTCAATAGGAATGATGTTGCATACATACACGTAACATTACTTCCTTACATCAAAACCTCTGGCGAAATAAAAACTAAACCAACACAACATTCAGTGAAAGAATTAAGATCAATTGGAATTCAGCCAGATTTACTTGTATGCCGAAGTGATAAATCGATCAATGAAGCTCTTAAACAGAAGCTTAGTGGGTTTTGCGGTGTAAGTATGAACTCTGTAATTGAAGCTTTAGACGCAGACAGTATTTATTCTGTACCTCTTTCTTTAAAAAAAGAAGGTTTATGCAAAGAAACCCTGAAATATTTAGAACTTGAAGATAAAAAATGTGATTTAAAAAATTGGGAACAACTAATACATAATTTAAGAAATCCTGGAGCTCCAATAAAAGTTGCTCTCGTAGGTAAATACATTGAACTTGGAGATGCATATTTATCTGTTGTTGAAGCTTTAAGACATGCATGCATTGAACAAAAGGCTTTATTAGATTTACATTGGGTAAGTGCTGAAATGATAGAAAAAAATTCAGCAGAAACTTACTTAAATGAAGTTGACGCAATTGTCGTACCTGGGGGATTTGGCAATAGAGGAGTAAATGGAAAAATTTCGGCTATAAAATTCGCAAGAGAAAATAAAATTCCCTTTTTAGGTCTGTGCCTTGGTATGCAATGCGCAGTTATAGAATGGGCTAGGAATGTAGCTAATCTTCAAGATGCATCTAGTTCAGAACTAGACCCAAAAACTCCCAATCCAGTAATACATTTATTACCAGAACAGGAAGATGTAGTTGATTTAGGTGGGACAATGAGACTTGGAGTTTATCCATGTAGATTAACAAACAATACAACTGGAAAAAACTTATACGCTGAAGATGTTATTTATGAGAGACATCGACATAGATACGAATTTAATAATTACTACAAACAAAGTTTTTTAAATTCTGGATACAAAATTAGTGGTACATCACCAGATGGCAGATTAGTTGAGTTAATTGAGTTAGAAAATCATCCTTACTTCTTAGCATGTCAATATCATCCTGAGTTTTTATCAAGACCTGGCAAACCTCATCCTTTATTTAAAGGTTTAATAAAAGCCTCTCAAGAAAAGTTAACTCAATCAAATTAATATTCTTTATTTTTTTGAATGAAAAAATGACCAATTTTTTACCCTTAGTCGAACAATTTCATTCATTACAAGGTGAAGGTTATCACGCTGGAAAAAGTGCTTTTTTTGTAAGATTAGCTGGTTGTAAAGTTGGATGTTCGTGGTGCGATACCAAGAATTCATGGGATGAGAAAAAATATCCCTCTATATCAATTGAAAAAATAATAGATCGCATAAAAATTGCTAGAGAGAAAGGAGCATCTTTTTGCGTTATTACAGGTGGAGAACCTTTACAACATAACTTGGATAATTTTTGCAAAGCCATAAAAAAAATGACGATGGGAGAAGAACAAAACTCAATGAAAATTCATATTGAGACAAGTGGAGTTAATTCGATATCAGGAAGTTATGACTGGATTACTTTATCTCCTAAAAGACACTCACCTCCAAAAAATTATTTTTTAAGAAACTGTAATGAAATCAAAATAATCATAAATGAAAAAGAAGATATTGCATTTGCTATTCAAATAAAAAAAGAAACTTTAAAACAATATCAACTCTCAAAAAGCGAAGATGACTTAAAAAAAGAAGATAAAATTTTTTATTTACAGCCAGCATGGAATAATGCGAATGGTTTTTCT encodes:
- the aspS gene encoding aspartate--tRNA ligase, which codes for MRNKICEELNNTYIGKLVNLCGWVDRRRDHGGVIFIDLRDHSGFLQITINPDDGANLFKQAETLRNETVIMVSGIINERPKDSINKNLSTGELELKVKDLQILNQIKKNLPFPVSIHDYENTKEELRLKYRYLDLRRGKLLENLKTRHKIIKVAREFLDNFGFTEVETPLLTKSTPEGARDFLVPARLSNGEFFALPQSPQLFKQLLMVGGLDKYYQIAKCFRDEDLRADRQPEFTQLDIEMSFISEEEIISFNESLIKKIWKEVLNINFDNAFPRMSWQAAMDNYGTDRPDTRYQMLLKDLGEVLGDIGFNIFTKAIKSGGYIKSITVKGGNSSISNVRIKPGGDIFQVAQDAGAGGLAFIRVKGDELETIGAIKNNLSEEHIADILRITEAQDGDLILLGAGDKQIVNQSLDRLRQYIAKDLNLIDKNKWNFLWVTDFPMFERNEEENRYEALHHPFCSPKNIKSKDSEEIENSIANAYDLVLNGLELGGGSLRIHEANLQREVLKTVGLTNKEIDEKFGFLIEALEMGAPPHGGIAFGLDRITMLMIGADSIRETIAFPKNQQAKCLLTNAPSNVSESQLKELDIEITIDE
- a CDS encoding CTP synthase, yielding MSKFVFVTGGVVSSIGKGIVAASLGRLLKSRGYSVSILKLDPYLNVDPGTMSPFQHGEVFVTEDGAETDLDLGHYERFTDTAMTRLNSVTTGSIYQAVINKERRGSYNGGTVQVIPHITGEIRERIHRVAANSNADIIITEIGGTVGDIESLPFLEAIREFKNDVNRNDVAYIHVTLLPYIKTSGEIKTKPTQHSVKELRSIGIQPDLLVCRSDKSINEALKQKLSGFCGVSMNSVIEALDADSIYSVPLSLKKEGLCKETLKYLELEDKKCDLKNWEQLIHNLRNPGAPIKVALVGKYIELGDAYLSVVEALRHACIEQKALLDLHWVSAEMIEKNSAETYLNEVDAIVVPGGFGNRGVNGKISAIKFARENKIPFLGLCLGMQCAVIEWARNVANLQDASSSELDPKTPNPVIHLLPEQEDVVDLGGTMRLGVYPCRLTNNTTGKNLYAEDVIYERHRHRYEFNNYYKQSFLNSGYKISGTSPDGRLVELIELENHPYFLACQYHPEFLSRPGKPHPLFKGLIKASQEKLTQSN
- a CDS encoding 7-carboxy-7-deazaguanine synthase QueE, whose translation is MTNFLPLVEQFHSLQGEGYHAGKSAFFVRLAGCKVGCSWCDTKNSWDEKKYPSISIEKIIDRIKIAREKGASFCVITGGEPLQHNLDNFCKAIKKMTMGEEQNSMKIHIETSGVNSISGSYDWITLSPKRHSPPKNYFLRNCNEIKIIINEKEDIAFAIQIKKETLKQYQLSKSEDDLKKEDKIFYLQPAWNNANGFSLAIDFVKNNPDWKLSLQTHKYLKIK